In Gemmatimonadota bacterium, the following proteins share a genomic window:
- a CDS encoding bifunctional UDP-3-O-[3-hydroxymyristoyl] N-acetylglucosamine deacetylase/3-hydroxyacyl-ACP dehydratase, with protein sequence MIGPKHRTLRTAVTLSGVGVHSGEKASVTIRPAPAAKSIIFRRVDLEGAAEIPADLDHVVATELGTTLAAGEIARVLTVEHVMAALTAAGITRAVVDVNGPEAPILDGSFAQYLEALEGAGTQELDEEVPVLRIPDAVTYAGDKGSRYVATPSDVLRISATIEFPHPAIGRQYGSFRLDHGSFASEIAPARTFGFASEAEALRARGLARGASMENTVVLDESGILGGDLRFRDEFLRHKVGDMVGDLALIGARLEIHVVAERPSHSGNVALARELSKAARRNPAGAPIVDVQQILQYLPHRYPMLLVDRVIDFESGKRIVGVKNVTINEPFFQGHYPGHPIMPGVLIIEAMAQVGGLLMMDAVENPEDKVVYFMSLDNVKWRRPVTPGDQLVFELELLQLRRGVCRMRGEGFVDGQLVAEAELMARIMDR encoded by the coding sequence ATGATCGGACCCAAGCACCGCACCCTTCGCACCGCCGTGACCCTTTCCGGGGTCGGGGTTCATTCCGGCGAGAAGGCTTCGGTGACCATTCGACCCGCTCCGGCGGCCAAGTCAATCATCTTTCGAAGGGTGGATCTCGAGGGGGCGGCCGAGATTCCAGCCGACCTCGACCACGTGGTCGCCACGGAGCTGGGGACCACGCTCGCCGCCGGTGAGATCGCGCGCGTCCTGACCGTCGAGCACGTGATGGCGGCGCTCACCGCCGCTGGAATCACGCGGGCGGTCGTGGACGTGAATGGCCCGGAGGCGCCGATCCTGGACGGGAGCTTCGCCCAATATCTCGAGGCGCTCGAGGGGGCGGGGACCCAGGAACTCGACGAAGAAGTTCCCGTCCTTCGCATTCCTGATGCCGTGACCTACGCAGGGGACAAAGGGTCACGATACGTGGCGACCCCGTCGGACGTTCTCCGAATCTCGGCGACGATCGAGTTTCCTCATCCCGCCATCGGGCGCCAATACGGTTCGTTCCGGCTCGACCACGGATCCTTCGCCTCCGAAATCGCTCCGGCGCGGACGTTCGGGTTCGCGTCGGAAGCGGAAGCGCTGCGAGCCCGTGGACTTGCCAGGGGCGCCTCGATGGAAAATACGGTCGTCCTCGACGAGAGCGGGATTCTGGGCGGCGACCTCCGTTTCCGGGACGAGTTCCTTCGTCACAAGGTCGGGGACATGGTCGGAGACCTCGCTCTCATCGGCGCGCGACTCGAGATTCACGTCGTGGCGGAGCGCCCTAGCCATAGCGGCAACGTCGCGCTGGCGCGCGAGCTTTCCAAGGCGGCCCGCCGCAATCCGGCTGGGGCGCCCATCGTAGACGTCCAACAGATACTTCAGTATCTCCCGCACCGTTATCCGATGCTCCTCGTGGACCGGGTCATCGACTTCGAATCGGGAAAACGGATCGTCGGCGTAAAAAACGTGACCATCAACGAACCCTTTTTTCAGGGCCACTACCCCGGGCATCCGATCATGCCCGGGGTCCTCATCATCGAAGCGATGGCGCAGGTCGGGGGCCTCCTCATGATGGATGCCGTGGAGAATCCCGAGGACAAGGTCGTCTATTTCATGTCCCTGGATAACGTCAAGTGGCGCCGCCCGGTCACCCCCGGGGATCAGTTGGTCTTCGAGCTCGAGCTTCTGCAGCTTCGACGGGGGGTCTGCCGAATGCGCGGGGAAGGATTCGTGGACGGACAGCTCGTGGCGGAAGCCGAGTTGATGGCTCGGATCATGGACCGATGA
- the bshC gene encoding bacillithiol biosynthesis cysteine-adding enzyme BshC, translated as MSRAGAPLVNVEPRRLSGTRFAEAWLGLEPRATALLPGDPREIASYEAKAREVERRFDAAALREVATHLSGGGPGAAARLEAFVGQGGFMVTTGQQPGLFGGPLYALYKGLTAAAVARRLEGVLGRPVLPVFWIASEHHVWEDVAAVHVVNLENVLSEVSLPPPAGAAGKPLHRVAVGPEITDAVEKFCGLHPGSEFLPRWKDLLSEGYAPGKTLADGFRHIMADLLGSAGVFLLFAHDSALKARSLPLLLRELTESAEREESLASFDVRVREAGFEPQVPFLEGATNLFFEGPAGRERIFRDGTRLRLRGSETVLSFDDVTARAADDPSLLSPNVLLRPVVEASLLPTLSYVAGPGEIAYLPHAASVFSAHGVERPIVHPRAAFSVLEGKVEKILRKFALGLEDLALAEHELAGKLAREEMPGEVHDALRALERSLAAGADALEQATIPIDPTLRGPLDALRSQSGQLLADVERKILQSLKRRNEVALTQAAKAQLHLFPLGRPQERVFNPFYYLIRYDDAFLDAVNERVKQAVLP; from the coding sequence GTGAGCCGAGCGGGCGCTCCCCTCGTGAATGTGGAACCCCGGCGGCTTTCCGGCACACGGTTCGCCGAGGCCTGGCTCGGCCTCGAGCCTCGCGCTACGGCCCTTCTCCCCGGCGATCCCCGCGAAATCGCGTCGTACGAGGCGAAGGCCCGGGAGGTCGAACGCCGCTTCGACGCGGCAGCGCTTCGGGAGGTGGCCACGCATCTGAGCGGCGGCGGGCCCGGCGCCGCCGCGCGCCTCGAAGCCTTTGTGGGCCAGGGGGGATTCATGGTCACCACGGGGCAGCAGCCGGGACTCTTCGGCGGCCCCCTCTACGCGCTTTATAAGGGACTCACCGCGGCGGCGGTCGCCCGACGTCTCGAAGGCGTGCTCGGCCGTCCCGTGCTTCCCGTATTCTGGATCGCCTCTGAGCACCATGTTTGGGAAGACGTCGCCGCGGTCCACGTCGTGAACCTGGAAAACGTTCTGAGCGAGGTCTCTTTGCCACCTCCGGCGGGAGCGGCAGGGAAGCCCCTCCACCGCGTCGCGGTCGGACCGGAGATCACGGATGCGGTAGAAAAGTTCTGCGGCCTCCATCCCGGCTCTGAATTCCTCCCCCGGTGGAAAGATCTCCTCTCCGAGGGATATGCGCCCGGCAAGACGCTCGCCGACGGATTCCGGCATATCATGGCCGACCTCCTCGGGAGCGCAGGTGTCTTCCTGCTCTTTGCGCACGATTCGGCTCTGAAGGCCCGATCACTTCCCCTCCTTCTTCGCGAGCTCACAGAGAGCGCCGAACGGGAAGAGTCCCTCGCCTCCTTCGACGTCCGCGTTCGCGAAGCAGGGTTCGAGCCCCAGGTTCCGTTTCTCGAAGGGGCCACCAACCTCTTTTTCGAAGGCCCGGCCGGGCGCGAGCGCATTTTTCGAGATGGAACCCGCCTCCGACTTCGCGGTTCGGAAACGGTCCTCTCCTTCGACGATGTCACCGCCCGCGCGGCGGACGACCCGTCGCTCCTTAGCCCCAACGTCCTCCTTCGACCCGTGGTGGAGGCCTCACTTCTCCCCACCCTCTCCTACGTGGCGGGCCCTGGAGAAATCGCGTACCTCCCCCACGCCGCGTCCGTATTTTCCGCGCACGGCGTCGAACGCCCGATCGTCCACCCCCGCGCGGCCTTCTCCGTCCTCGAGGGGAAGGTGGAAAAGATCCTACGGAAGTTCGCACTGGGGCTTGAAGACCTTGCACTTGCGGAGCATGAGCTGGCCGGAAAGCTCGCGAGAGAGGAGATGCCCGGTGAGGTCCATGATGCGCTCCGGGCCCTGGAGCGCTCCCTCGCCGCCGGCGCGGACGCGCTCGAGCAGGCCACGATACCCATCGATCCTACGCTTCGAGGCCCGCTCGATGCCCTGAGGAGCCAGAGCGGGCAGCTTCTCGCGGATGTGGAAAGGAAGATTCTGCAAAGCCTGAAGCGCAGAAATGAGGTCGCATTGACGCAGGCGGCCAAGGCGCAGCTTCATCTTTTTCCTCTCGGACGGCCACAAGAGCGGGTCTTCAATCCATTTTATTATCTCATCCGCTACGACGACGCGTTCCTGGACGCAGTGAATGAACGGGTGAAACAGGCCGTACTCCCTTGA
- a CDS encoding Gfo/Idh/MocA family oxidoreductase, with the protein MTRLPSPQVRIGVAGVGSLGFHHARIARSLPGTDMVGFFEPRPERAAEVAHELEVAAFPSLDQLLDKVDALVVATPTLTHEPVAVAALERGIHVFIEKPIAADLAQADRILETATRKGALVQVGHVERFNAALVAAAPFLDTPLFIESHRLAPFTERGTDVAVVLDLMIHDVDLVTSLVGRPVADIQATGIPVLTPSVDIANARIAFEGGAVANLTASRVSTERMRKLRIFQRSGYLSLNLADGTGEFLRLKGDLPTLAGVGKERPVGEIPGGIWSIVERIPLTSVGGEPLRRELESFLEAIREGRTPRVSGRDGRDALATALAIQDRIVSSYVSDSSKT; encoded by the coding sequence TTGACGCGGTTGCCTTCCCCCCAGGTCCGGATCGGGGTCGCGGGAGTAGGAAGCCTCGGATTCCATCACGCGCGAATCGCCCGATCCCTTCCCGGCACGGACATGGTCGGGTTCTTCGAGCCCCGCCCGGAGCGGGCCGCCGAGGTCGCGCACGAGCTCGAGGTTGCCGCCTTCCCCTCGCTCGACCAACTCCTCGACAAGGTGGACGCACTCGTCGTCGCGACGCCGACCTTGACTCACGAGCCCGTTGCGGTGGCGGCCCTCGAGCGTGGCATCCACGTCTTCATCGAAAAGCCGATCGCGGCCGACCTCGCGCAGGCCGATCGGATTCTCGAGACGGCCACCCGAAAGGGGGCACTCGTACAGGTGGGGCACGTCGAACGCTTTAACGCCGCGCTGGTCGCGGCGGCCCCCTTCCTGGATACTCCCCTCTTCATCGAGTCACACCGCCTCGCTCCCTTTACCGAGCGGGGCACCGACGTCGCCGTCGTCCTCGACCTCATGATTCACGACGTGGACCTCGTCACGAGCCTCGTGGGGCGTCCGGTGGCTGACATCCAGGCCACCGGGATTCCCGTGCTCACTCCCTCCGTGGACATCGCGAACGCACGGATCGCCTTCGAGGGCGGCGCGGTCGCGAATCTCACCGCAAGCCGGGTTTCCACGGAGAGGATGAGAAAGCTCCGCATCTTTCAGCGCTCGGGGTACCTCAGCCTCAACCTGGCAGACGGCACGGGAGAATTCCTCCGGTTGAAAGGGGATCTCCCAACGCTCGCGGGGGTTGGGAAGGAGCGGCCCGTCGGCGAGATCCCGGGAGGAATCTGGAGCATCGTGGAGCGGATTCCGCTCACCTCGGTGGGAGGGGAACCTCTGCGCCGCGAGCTGGAGAGCTTTCTGGAGGCGATTCGAGAAGGAAGGACTCCCCGCGTTTCCGGCCGCGACGGGCGGGACGCCCTGGCGACCGCCCTCGCCATCCAAGACCGGATTGTGAGCAGCTATGTCTCTGATTCGAGTAAGACGTGA
- a CDS encoding lysophospholipid acyltransferase family protein, which translates to MTRRELQFRAASFFGAEALAAIGASMRYEISGKERVEAFHQVGRPVIYAHWHTWILPLTILHRREGIVVLVSEHGDGEYIARVIHRMGFATSRGSSTRGGVAGVRGLVRALKDGKDAGITPDGPKGPAGVFKPGGLVVAQLSGAPIIPIHVSLDRAWRLDSWDRFAIPKPFARVRIRYGQPQVVPRDASEPDLATQARAIEVFLNGGVE; encoded by the coding sequence ATGACTCGGCGCGAGCTTCAATTTCGGGCGGCATCTTTTTTCGGGGCGGAGGCGCTCGCGGCCATAGGCGCATCGATGCGCTACGAGATCTCCGGAAAGGAGCGCGTGGAGGCCTTCCACCAAGTGGGGCGCCCGGTCATCTATGCCCATTGGCATACCTGGATCCTCCCCCTCACCATCCTCCACCGCCGGGAGGGAATCGTGGTCCTGGTGAGTGAACATGGCGACGGAGAATACATCGCCCGCGTCATTCACCGGATGGGTTTCGCGACCTCCCGAGGTTCCAGCACCCGCGGGGGAGTCGCGGGAGTCCGAGGACTCGTGCGCGCCTTGAAGGATGGCAAAGACGCGGGGATCACCCCCGACGGTCCAAAAGGGCCGGCCGGGGTGTTCAAACCGGGGGGCCTCGTCGTCGCTCAGCTCTCGGGAGCCCCGATCATTCCCATACACGTCTCCCTCGACCGTGCGTGGCGGCTCGACTCTTGGGATCGGTTCGCCATCCCCAAACCCTTCGCGCGCGTGCGCATCCGTTACGGCCAGCCCCAGGTCGTGCCCCGGGACGCCAGCGAGCCCGATCTCGCTACGCAGGCCCGCGCGATCGAAGTTTTCCTGAACGGCGGTGTTGAATGA
- the murJ gene encoding murein biosynthesis integral membrane protein MurJ, with protein MTPPPDRSSASYRVAAGILGSRITGLVREGVFAHFFGVSPVADAWGVALRTPNVLQVLLGEGTLSASFIPIYAELLEEGRKKEAARFAGAVFGLLTVAAGLLAVLGILLAPWIVRIVAGGFAPELQETTTGLVRILFPMTASLAVSAWALGVLNTHRRFFLSYAAPIAWNAAMIVAMVGGGWVWELSGEALANVLAWGAVAGGALQLGILMPVAVRLLGEFRPSLATKAEGVAEAFRNFVPMVSARGAVNLSGLLDVALASYLASGAIALLRYAQTLYILPISLFGLSVAAAELPELSRIRSQGREALARDVGRGIERVAYFLIPSALAYLFLGDAISAVIYGRGAFGPTEVLATWGVLGAYALGMPASAVSRLLSSAFYAMHDTRTPARVAYLRVALSFGVGAALMFPLDRLGVGELRLGAAGLALGATVGAWTELLLLRRALQRTIGPHGSAPGTFARIWLAAGSGCAAGLAAGLLLAGTPPLIQAAGTLLPFGGVYFVATILLGVSEPLQGLRPNRRPKP; from the coding sequence GTGACCCCACCTCCTGACCGTTCTTCCGCCTCGTACCGGGTCGCCGCCGGGATCCTGGGAAGCCGGATCACGGGGCTGGTCCGGGAAGGCGTCTTCGCACACTTCTTTGGCGTCTCCCCGGTGGCGGATGCCTGGGGCGTGGCCCTTCGGACCCCGAACGTCCTGCAGGTCCTCCTCGGAGAGGGGACGCTCTCAGCCTCCTTCATCCCTATTTACGCCGAGCTGCTCGAAGAGGGGAGAAAAAAGGAAGCGGCGCGTTTCGCCGGCGCCGTCTTCGGGCTCCTGACGGTCGCCGCGGGCCTGCTTGCCGTTCTTGGAATCTTGCTGGCGCCCTGGATCGTGAGGATCGTCGCCGGCGGGTTTGCGCCGGAACTCCAGGAGACGACCACCGGTCTCGTCCGCATCCTCTTTCCCATGACCGCGAGCCTGGCCGTCTCGGCCTGGGCGCTCGGGGTCCTCAACACACACCGCCGTTTCTTTCTCTCGTACGCAGCGCCGATCGCGTGGAACGCGGCCATGATCGTCGCGATGGTGGGCGGCGGATGGGTCTGGGAGCTTTCCGGCGAGGCGCTCGCGAACGTCCTCGCCTGGGGTGCCGTGGCCGGGGGTGCGCTGCAACTCGGCATCCTGATGCCGGTGGCTGTCCGGCTCCTCGGAGAGTTTCGCCCTTCGCTCGCGACGAAGGCGGAAGGCGTCGCGGAGGCGTTTCGAAATTTCGTCCCGATGGTCAGCGCTCGTGGCGCGGTGAACTTGAGCGGACTGCTCGATGTGGCGCTCGCTTCCTACCTGGCCAGCGGCGCAATCGCGCTCCTGCGTTACGCGCAGACGCTTTACATCCTTCCGATCTCCCTGTTCGGCCTTTCCGTCGCGGCCGCAGAGCTTCCCGAGCTCTCGCGAATTCGGAGCCAGGGCCGGGAAGCGCTCGCACGGGACGTGGGACGGGGCATCGAGCGTGTTGCGTATTTCCTGATCCCTTCGGCGCTGGCCTACCTCTTCCTCGGGGACGCGATCTCGGCCGTCATTTATGGACGAGGCGCCTTCGGCCCCACGGAAGTGCTCGCGACCTGGGGGGTCCTCGGAGCCTACGCGCTCGGGATGCCGGCGTCGGCAGTCTCGCGGCTCCTCTCCTCCGCCTTTTACGCCATGCACGACACGCGCACTCCCGCGCGCGTCGCCTACCTACGGGTCGCACTTTCGTTCGGGGTCGGAGCGGCGCTCATGTTTCCCCTCGACCGGCTGGGTGTCGGCGAGCTCCGGCTCGGGGCAGCCGGCCTCGCGCTGGGGGCCACGGTCGGGGCGTGGACCGAACTCCTCCTCCTCCGAAGAGCACTCCAGCGGACGATCGGGCCCCATGGAAGCGCACCGGGGACCTTCGCCCGCATCTGGTTGGCGGCGGGCTCCGGCTGCGCCGCGGGGCTTGCGGCGGGCCTCCTCCTCGCGGGCACCCCCCCCTTGATCCAAGCGGCCGGAACGCTTCTCCCCTTCGGCGGGGTATACTTCGTCGCCACGATCCTCCTCGGAGTCTCCGAACCCCTGCAGGGGCTCCGCCCGAACCGCCGTCCGAAGCCGTGA
- the lpxB gene encoding lipid-A-disaccharide synthase: MTGSSPLVTPPVILLLAGEPSGDLHAAHLAHALHGKFPGVRLLGTGGSRMAGAGVELIAKLEDLAVMGFTEVVSRLPYFLRLERRIARLMREAGVDLVIPVDYPGLNLRVARRARKAGLPVLYYIAPQVWAWKPKRAAQLARDASRIAVILPFEKEIFEREGGKATFVGHPLLERDEPVPSRESFCAAHGLDAARPILALFPGSRPQEVNRHLTPFLEAGRVAGNDVYGLQLAVAHAGGVELPTPAALGATVVRDGRALLRHARAAIVKSGTTTLEAALEGTPFVVAYRTSPLTFALARRLVRVEHVALANLVAGSRVVPELLQGDVTPHNLAASVAPLLGDTERRRVMIEGLARVRERLGTPGASRRVADLAAEILAGRVGSGEDARVP, from the coding sequence GTGACCGGGTCGAGCCCGCTCGTGACGCCCCCGGTCATCCTCCTCCTTGCGGGCGAGCCGTCCGGGGACCTCCACGCCGCCCATCTCGCGCACGCCCTTCACGGCAAGTTTCCCGGAGTCCGGCTCCTCGGCACCGGCGGGTCCAGGATGGCCGGGGCCGGAGTCGAGCTGATCGCCAAACTCGAGGACCTCGCGGTGATGGGGTTCACCGAGGTCGTCTCGCGACTGCCCTACTTCCTGAGGCTCGAGCGAAGGATCGCGCGGCTGATGCGGGAGGCCGGCGTGGATCTCGTGATCCCGGTGGACTACCCAGGGCTGAACCTGAGAGTGGCTCGGCGGGCCCGGAAGGCAGGCCTCCCCGTGCTCTATTACATCGCGCCACAGGTCTGGGCGTGGAAACCGAAACGCGCGGCCCAGCTGGCCAGAGACGCAAGCCGGATCGCGGTCATCCTTCCGTTCGAGAAGGAGATCTTCGAGAGGGAAGGGGGGAAAGCCACCTTTGTCGGGCACCCGCTGCTGGAGCGCGACGAGCCGGTCCCTTCGCGGGAGAGCTTCTGCGCCGCGCACGGACTCGACGCGGCGCGACCGATCCTCGCCCTCTTCCCCGGGTCCCGCCCCCAGGAGGTGAACCGCCACCTCACTCCCTTCCTGGAGGCGGGGAGAGTCGCGGGGAACGATGTTTACGGGCTCCAGCTCGCGGTCGCGCACGCCGGCGGCGTCGAGCTTCCGACGCCCGCCGCGCTGGGCGCGACAGTGGTTCGTGACGGACGAGCACTCCTCCGGCATGCTCGCGCGGCGATCGTGAAGTCGGGGACGACCACCCTCGAAGCGGCCCTCGAGGGTACCCCCTTCGTGGTGGCCTATCGAACCTCTCCCCTCACCTTCGCTCTCGCGCGACGACTCGTCCGGGTGGAACACGTCGCGCTCGCGAACCTGGTCGCGGGCTCCCGCGTCGTGCCGGAGCTTCTTCAGGGTGACGTCACCCCGCACAACCTCGCGGCTTCCGTGGCCCCGCTTCTGGGCGACACGGAACGACGCAGGGTCATGATCGAAGGGCTCGCTCGGGTTCGCGAACGCCTGGGGACGCCCGGAGCCTCGCGGCGGGTCGCGGATCTCGCCGCGGAGATCCTCGCCGGCCGAGTGGGAAGTGGTGAGGATGCACGCGTCCCATGA
- the lpxA gene encoding acyl-ACP--UDP-N-acetylglucosamine O-acyltransferase, translating into MTAPRRDPQVIEGVDIHPQAIVDSAAELEAGVVVGPWTLIGPGVRIGAGTVVGPGVFIERDTTIGAGCSVHKGAVLGTAPQDLKYAGEETRLVVGDRTVIREYATLNRGTNASGLTSVGNDCLLMAYTHVAHDCRLGDQVILSNAVNMAGHVEIEDWVIVGGLTPIHQFVRIGAHAFVGGASRISQDVAPYCRVAGSPPKLYGLNSVGLERRGFSPEVRAALKKAYRIVFQSDLNVTQGVARAAGEVEGIPEVTHFLDFIRNSERGITF; encoded by the coding sequence ATGACCGCGCCCCGCCGAGATCCCCAAGTGATCGAAGGCGTTGACATTCATCCACAGGCGATCGTGGATTCGGCGGCCGAGCTCGAAGCCGGCGTCGTCGTTGGCCCGTGGACCCTGATCGGGCCCGGGGTGCGAATCGGAGCGGGGACGGTCGTCGGTCCGGGCGTTTTCATCGAGCGGGATACGACCATCGGCGCCGGATGCTCGGTGCATAAAGGAGCCGTCCTCGGGACCGCCCCACAGGACCTCAAGTACGCCGGGGAGGAAACTCGCCTCGTGGTTGGGGACCGGACGGTGATCCGAGAGTACGCGACGTTGAATCGAGGTACGAACGCATCGGGGCTCACTTCAGTCGGAAACGACTGTCTCCTCATGGCCTATACGCACGTCGCCCACGATTGCCGGCTCGGTGACCAGGTCATCCTCTCGAATGCGGTCAACATGGCCGGGCACGTCGAAATCGAAGACTGGGTGATCGTAGGCGGCCTCACCCCGATTCACCAGTTCGTCAGAATTGGAGCTCATGCCTTCGTCGGCGGCGCGTCGCGGATTTCGCAGGATGTCGCGCCGTACTGCCGCGTGGCGGGAAGCCCCCCCAAGCTCTACGGCCTCAACTCCGTGGGCCTCGAGCGGCGTGGATTTTCGCCCGAGGTGCGCGCGGCCCTGAAGAAGGCATATCGCATCGTTTTCCAATCGGACCTGAACGTCACGCAGGGCGTTGCCCGCGCGGCCGGAGAGGTCGAAGGGATTCCCGAGGTGACGCACTTCCTCGACTTCATCAGAAATTCGGAGCGAGGGATCACCTTTTGA
- a CDS encoding tetraacyldisaccharide 4'-kinase, whose translation MRAPLERSVRRMWRGEPGLLTTGLTLVAAPLSAVFGTVVRLRGFLYDSGVLPGRRGPIPVVSVGNLAVGGTGKTPVAAWLARTLAHRGWKPAIVLRGYGKDEILLHRRWNPGVPVVASGNRVRGVQAAAAEGADIAVLDDGFQHRQLLRDLDLVLLSPEHPLPPRLLPRGPFREPLSALRRAHLVLVTAKGGAELPPAHRLVDALSGLRGIPSARVFSLGDGEWCALGGDPFPPPAGPPLVITSVGSPEPFLRSVLSRVGATSGHLAFADHHAFTTRDAVSIRRAAGGAWIATTEKDAVKLAPFRELLPEVRVLPLVPNPPETLETEILNALEARLRSGTSP comes from the coding sequence ATGAGAGCGCCTCTCGAGAGGTCGGTCCGGCGGATGTGGCGCGGTGAGCCCGGACTCCTCACGACCGGGCTCACCCTCGTCGCGGCGCCACTTTCCGCCGTTTTTGGGACCGTCGTGCGACTCCGAGGTTTCCTCTACGACAGCGGGGTCCTGCCGGGGAGGCGCGGACCAATCCCGGTCGTCTCCGTCGGAAACCTCGCCGTCGGGGGGACCGGCAAGACCCCTGTGGCCGCCTGGCTGGCCCGGACGCTCGCGCACCGTGGTTGGAAGCCGGCCATCGTCCTCCGAGGGTACGGAAAGGACGAGATCCTCCTCCACCGTCGTTGGAACCCTGGAGTCCCCGTCGTCGCCTCTGGGAACCGTGTGCGTGGGGTCCAGGCCGCTGCGGCCGAAGGCGCGGACATCGCCGTCCTCGACGACGGGTTTCAACACCGACAGCTCCTGCGCGACCTGGATCTGGTCCTGCTGTCACCGGAACACCCGCTTCCTCCGCGGCTCCTCCCCCGAGGACCCTTTCGAGAACCCCTTTCTGCCCTTCGGAGGGCCCATCTGGTCCTCGTGACCGCGAAAGGCGGCGCAGAGCTCCCGCCGGCCCACCGGCTGGTGGACGCGCTCTCCGGCCTCAGGGGGATCCCTTCCGCGCGCGTTTTCTCCCTGGGGGACGGAGAGTGGTGCGCGCTCGGCGGAGATCCGTTCCCGCCGCCGGCCGGCCCACCATTGGTCATTACATCGGTCGGGTCCCCGGAGCCTTTTCTTCGCTCGGTCCTGTCGCGGGTAGGGGCCACTTCCGGGCACCTCGCGTTCGCGGATCACCATGCCTTCACCACGCGGGACGCGGTCTCGATCCGCCGGGCCGCGGGCGGCGCATGGATCGCCACCACGGAGAAAGACGCGGTCAAGCTCGCCCCGTTCAGGGAACTCCTCCCGGAGGTTCGGGTGCTTCCCCTGGTTCCAAATCCACCCGAGACCCTCGAGACCGAGATCCTCAACGCGCTCGAGGCGCGGCTTCGCTCGGGGACCTCGCCATGA
- a CDS encoding 23S rRNA (pseudouridine(1915)-N(3))-methyltransferase RlmH, which produces MTIWILVVGKAKGILEPAIREFESRARRYWKLEVTEVEAGAGGGPQDPARVREVEARRIRDRLPTRAEIWVLTREGKGMSSQDLARELGDRALAGSPGVAFVIGGAFGVDPEIAGRADRALSLSRMTLPHAAARLILAEQLYRAGTILRGEPYHKGGE; this is translated from the coding sequence ATGACGATCTGGATCCTCGTGGTGGGGAAGGCCAAGGGAATCCTCGAGCCCGCCATCCGAGAGTTCGAGAGCCGCGCGCGGCGGTATTGGAAGCTGGAAGTCACTGAAGTGGAAGCGGGGGCCGGAGGGGGACCGCAGGACCCAGCGCGTGTCCGGGAAGTGGAAGCACGCCGGATCCGCGACCGGCTCCCGACCCGCGCCGAAATCTGGGTGCTCACCAGGGAGGGAAAGGGGATGTCCTCACAAGACCTCGCACGCGAGCTGGGTGACCGGGCCCTGGCCGGGTCCCCCGGCGTCGCGTTCGTCATCGGCGGTGCCTTCGGGGTAGACCCCGAGATCGCGGGGCGCGCCGACCGCGCCCTTTCTTTGTCGCGGATGACGCTTCCACACGCGGCGGCCCGCCTGATCCTCGCGGAACAGCTCTACCGCGCAGGCACGATTCTCCGCGGCGAACCTTATCACAAGGGGGGTGAGTGA